AGGAAGATTGTCGCCGCGGCGCCACCCAGCAGGGGCACCAGGGTCTGGTAGGCGGTTTCGATCCGTGCAACGTCGGAGTGGCCCCCATGGAACGCGCTGGCCGCCATGATGACCATCGCCAGGTTGATCAGGCCCGCGACCGCGAGTGCGAGCACGACCTCCGCGTTCGACAGGCGGATGATCCGCTGGCGCTCGATATCATTGGTGGGTTTGGCACGCCGCTCGGTCAGCCCGGAATGCAGGAACAGTGCATGCGGCATCACCGTCGCACCGATGATCCCAACTGCCAGCGCCACAGCCATGCCATCGGGCAGATTGGGCTTGAACACGTGCATGCCCACGGCCGCCCAATCCACGGGGGCGATGAACACCTCCACCAGGTAACACAGCCCAACGACCCCGACGAGCGCCCCGATGGTCAGTTCGAGCCGGCGGGCGCCACGCCCCTCGAGCAACAGCAACGCGTAGGTCACGACCCCGGTAACCACCATGCCGGCCAACAGGGGCATGTGGAACAGCAGTGCAAGGCCGATGGCCCCACCGAGGAATTCCGCCAGGTCGGTGGCCATGGCCGCCAACTCGCTGACCACCCACATGACCCAAACCACGGGTCGCGGCAAGTGCATCCGGCAAAGCTGGGCAAGGTTGTAGCCGGTGACGATGCCAATGCGCGCCGAGAGGCTCTGGAACAGCATGGCAACCAGGTTGGCCAGCAGCACCACCCACAGCAACGCATAGCCGTAACGCGCACCCGCCTGGATGTTGGTCGCGAAGTTTCCCGGGTCGATATACGCCACCGACACGACGATGGCCGGGCCCGCGAATGGCGCCAGCGCGGCCAGCCCACGGCGACGGCCGTGCAGCACCTCCTGCATCACCTGGGCATCGCGTGCCTGCCTGACTTCGTCTCTCACCCTGCCGCCTGCGTGCGCGCACATCGCGTTCACATTCATTAGAGGCCGCACGGCGTGCATGGCGTGTGGAAAGCCAGCTGAATGGCCGCGGCAGGCTTCGCGGCGCATCGACGCAATCCGGCCTATATGTCGCGAGTGCCAGGAGCCGCCATGACCACCATCACCCGCCATATTCCCCGAGTTT
Above is a genomic segment from Luteibacter aegosomatissinici containing:
- a CDS encoding Nramp family divalent metal transporter; the protein is MRDEVRQARDAQVMQEVLHGRRRGLAALAPFAGPAIVVSVAYIDPGNFATNIQAGARYGYALLWVVLLANLVAMLFQSLSARIGIVTGYNLAQLCRMHLPRPVVWVMWVVSELAAMATDLAEFLGGAIGLALLFHMPLLAGMVVTGVVTYALLLLEGRGARRLELTIGALVGVVGLCYLVEVFIAPVDWAAVGMHVFKPNLPDGMAVALAVGIIGATVMPHALFLHSGLTERRAKPTNDIERQRIIRLSNAEVVLALAVAGLINLAMVIMAASAFHGGHSDVARIETAYQTLVPLLGGAAATIFLVSLVASGFSSSVVGTMAGQMIMQGFVDFRIPLWLRRLVTMVPSFAVVAAGVDATRALVLSQVALSIALPFPMVALVWFAARQKVMGPFRIAPAVTVAAVIAALVVLALNIVLLLDTFGVITL